From Lampris incognitus isolate fLamInc1 chromosome 13, fLamInc1.hap2, whole genome shotgun sequence, one genomic window encodes:
- the sgms1a gene encoding phosphatidylcholine:ceramide cholinephosphotransferase 1, whose protein sequence is MKEVGLWSAEDVSNWLIEEGLQEYGDALRLTDGASLLRLTEADFQTTPLSLVSSDGGQQLLECLETLRIETHIKAHKNGHANGHVVGLPNGMSKPQKNGSMGLNGIRKEMVHIPIPNIEAACMPFPVEWWKTGVAFVYAVVCFVTTSIVISVVHERVPTKEHTPPLPDKFFDLFDRVEWAFSICEINGMLLVGLWIIQWTLLKYRSIIGRRFFFIVGTLYLYRCVTMYITTLPVPGMHFKCSPKLLGNWEAQMRRIMKMIAGGGLSITGSHTMCGDYLYSGHTVMLTLTYLFIKEYSPKRFWWYHWFCWTLSAVGIFCILLAHDHYTVDVVVAYFITTRLFWWYHTLANQQSLKEASQSNPFSRVWWYRLFQYFEENVNGIVPRNYQLPLSWRVLPWNRGVRYSRLDTP, encoded by the exons ATGAAGGAGGTGGGGTTGTGGTCGGCAGAGGATGTCTCCAATTGGTTGATCGAGGAGGGACTTCAGGAGTACGGCGATGCCCTCCGACTAACGGATGGTGCCTCTCTTCTCCGGCTCACTGAGGCTGACTTTCAGACAACGCCTCTGTCACTGGTCTCATCTGATGGTGGGCAGCAGCTGTTAGAATGCCTGGAGACATTACGGATAGAGACTCACATCAAGGCACACAAAAACGGTCATGCCAACGGGCATGTTGTGGGGCTGCCAAATGGGATGAGCAAGCCCCAGAAAAATGGCTCAATGGGACTCAATGGCATCCGAAAAGAGATGGTCCACATCCCTATTCCCAACATAGAGGCTGCATGCATGCCTTTCCCTGTTGAATGGTGGAAGACGGGTGTAGCATTTGTCTACGCGGTGGTGTGCTTTGTTACCACCAGCATTGTTATTTCAGTTGTCCACGAGAGGGTGCCAACAAAGGAACACACCCCACCACTGCCTGATAAGTTCTTTGACctgtttgacagggtggagtgggcctTTTCCATCTGTGAAATAAATGGCATGCTTCTGGTGGGGCTCTGGATCATACAGTGGACTCTACTCAAATACAG GTCAATTATTGGCCGGCGATTCTTCTTCATCGTTGGCACACTGTACCTGTACCGGTGTGTGACAATGTATATCACCACTCTGCCTGTACCTGGGATGCACTTCAAATGCTCTCCAAAG CTTCTTGGAAATTGGGAGGCGCAAATGAGAAGAATAATGAAAATGATTGCAGGTGGAGGCCTGTCCATCACCGGCTCTCACACTATGTGTGGGGACTACCTGTACAGCGGCCACACTGTCATGCTAACACTAACCTATCTCTTCATCAAGGAAT ATTCCCCTAAACGATTTTGGTGGTACCACTGGTTTTGTTGGACCCTGAGTGCCGTGGGGATTTTCTGCATCCTGCTGGCCCATGACCACTACACTGTGGATGTGGTGGTGGCATACTTTATTACCACACGCCTCTTCTGGTGGTACCACACACTGGCCAATCAGCAG TCACTGAAAGAGGCATCGCAGAGCAATCCTTTCTCACGGGTCTGGTGGTACCGACTGTTCCAGTACTTTGAGGAAAATGTCAACGGCATCGTCCCTAGAAACTATCAGCTTCCATTGTCATGGAGAGTGTTGCCATGGAACCGTGGCGTGCGGTATAGCCGACTGGACACTCCATGA